Proteins from a genomic interval of Clostridium scatologenes:
- the sigF gene encoding RNA polymerase sporulation sigma factor SigF: MGEEALKKANYNYEDNLELIKYAKNGNKDALNKLIEVNLPLVSAISKKFLNRGYEYEDIFQIGCMGLVKAVNNFDEKYNVKFSTYAVPMILGEIKRFIRDDGMIKVSRSVKNTAKKLHYAKEALTKQISRDPTIEELSEYSGIGVEEIIFAMESSNSLQYLYDTIHQDDGAPVLLIDKLSESSDRDSEMVDRIALKEALKNLDVKSRQIIMLRYFKDKTQIQVAKMLGISQVQVSRIEKKVLKVMRENLSG, translated from the coding sequence ATGGGTGAAGAAGCATTAAAAAAAGCAAATTATAATTATGAGGACAATCTGGAACTCATAAAGTATGCTAAAAATGGGAATAAAGATGCATTAAATAAGTTAATAGAAGTCAACTTGCCTTTAGTTTCTGCTATTAGTAAAAAGTTTTTAAACAGGGGATATGAATATGAAGATATATTTCAAATAGGATGCATGGGCTTGGTTAAAGCTGTTAATAATTTTGATGAAAAATATAACGTAAAATTTTCTACTTATGCAGTACCTATGATTTTAGGAGAGATAAAAAGGTTTATAAGAGATGATGGTATGATAAAGGTAAGTAGAAGTGTGAAAAACACTGCGAAAAAACTTCATTATGCAAAGGAAGCTTTAACAAAACAGATTAGCAGGGATCCAACTATTGAAGAGTTATCTGAGTATTCAGGGATAGGTGTAGAAGAAATTATATTTGCTATGGAATCCTCTAATAGTCTTCAATATTTATATGATACTATACATCAAGATGATGGTGCACCTGTTCTACTTATTGACAAATTAAGTGAAAGTAGTGATAGAGATAGTGAAATGGTGGACAGAATAGCACTGAAAGAAGCCTTGAAAAATTTAGATGTGAAATCAAGACAAATTATTATGCTTAGATATTTTAAGGATAAAACTCAAATACAAGTAGCAAAAATGCTTGGAATAAGTCAAGTACAAGTTTCAAGAATTGAAAAAAAGGTTCTGAAAGTAATGAGAGAAAATTTAAGTGGATAG
- the speE gene encoding polyamine aminopropyltransferase, whose amino-acid sequence MDMWLKEGQIENAAMTYKIKETLVRKKTEYQDLAIVDTYSFGRMLLLDGIVQTTIKDEYVYHEMIAHIPLFTHPNPKKVLVVGGGDGGAIREVLKHPSVEKAVLCEIDKEVINECKRFLPEISCALDDTRCEIFVGDGIKYVHEHKNEFDVIIVDSTDPFGAAEGLFGGSFYKEIYDCLTEDGIFIAQTETPFYLPEVVKRVYNDANAVFPITKLFMAGIPTYPSGFWSFTVGSKKHDPETVDLSNSIDIDTKYYTKKLHKACFVLPKFVEDLTK is encoded by the coding sequence ATGGATATGTGGTTAAAAGAAGGTCAAATAGAAAATGCAGCTATGACCTACAAAATAAAGGAAACTCTTGTTAGAAAAAAAACTGAATACCAGGACTTAGCTATAGTTGATACATATAGTTTTGGAAGAATGCTTCTACTGGATGGTATAGTTCAAACAACTATAAAAGATGAATATGTATATCATGAAATGATTGCTCACATTCCTCTATTCACTCATCCAAATCCTAAAAAGGTACTTGTAGTTGGAGGCGGAGATGGTGGTGCTATAAGAGAAGTTTTAAAACACCCTTCAGTAGAAAAAGCTGTTCTATGCGAAATAGATAAAGAAGTTATTAATGAATGTAAAAGATTTCTTCCTGAAATAAGTTGTGCATTAGATGATACAAGATGCGAAATCTTCGTAGGTGATGGAATCAAATATGTTCATGAACACAAGAATGAATTTGATGTAATTATAGTGGATTCTACTGATCCATTTGGCGCTGCTGAGGGATTATTTGGAGGAAGTTTTTACAAAGAAATATATGATTGCTTAACTGAAGATGGTATATTTATCGCTCAAACTGAAACACCTTTTTACTTACCTGAAGTAGTAAAACGTGTTTATAATGATGCAAATGCTGTATTTCCTATAACTAAATTATTTATGGCTGGTATACCTACTTACCCAAGTGGATTTTGGAGCTTTACTGTAGGTTCTAAAAAACATGATCCAGAAACTGTTGATCTATCAAATTCTATAGATATAGATACAAAATATTATACTAAAAAACTTCACAAAGCTTGCTTTGTATTACCAAAATTTGTTGAAGACTTAACAAAGTAA
- a CDS encoding nucleotidyltransferase domain-containing protein, which yields MEKSILQYQKAFNNIIERLKSNDSALAVMVFGSMVTGDLWDESDIDLFVILDKKHPDIENIYTEEKEVPVHIKLMSKSKFLQICEEDLKGGFIHRILASSRLVFSKDIQITTKYDNGRYYPDLDREIWNMVYLGNVLKSLGVCKKYLHNDSIYTAYIAAVRCVEEYAKLYVNFSGYMISKDAVTMAINLNEDFNKCVDQLFFHESNKEETIKYILDYLQKNIDGSIRNLSNVLLNYMREKDSFLSAENIKNDKLFYNYEINMEEILDKLWRKKLIKRENRDYKSEKGEILFKENVYFI from the coding sequence ATGGAAAAAAGTATTTTACAATATCAGAAAGCATTTAATAATATAATCGAGAGATTAAAATCAAATGATTCAGCACTTGCAGTTATGGTATTTGGAAGTATGGTTACTGGTGACTTATGGGATGAATCCGATATAGATCTTTTTGTCATATTAGACAAAAAACATCCGGATATAGAAAATATATATACAGAAGAAAAAGAAGTTCCAGTGCATATTAAATTAATGAGTAAAAGTAAGTTTCTGCAAATATGTGAAGAGGATTTGAAAGGTGGATTTATACACAGAATACTTGCTTCATCCAGACTTGTATTTTCTAAAGATATACAAATTACTACTAAATACGACAATGGAAGATACTATCCTGATTTAGATAGAGAAATATGGAATATGGTATATTTGGGGAATGTACTAAAAAGTTTAGGTGTATGCAAAAAGTATTTGCACAATGATAGTATATACACAGCATATATTGCTGCTGTTCGCTGTGTGGAAGAATATGCAAAACTTTATGTAAATTTTTCAGGCTATATGATAAGTAAAGATGCAGTTACTATGGCTATTAATTTAAATGAGGATTTTAATAAATGCGTGGATCAGTTATTTTTTCATGAATCTAATAAAGAAGAAACTATAAAGTATATTTTAGACTATCTACAAAAGAATATAGATGGTTCTATAAGAAATTTGAGTAATGTATTACTAAATTACATGCGAGAAAAAGATAGTTTCTTAAGCGCTGAAAACATAAAGAATGATAAATTATTTTATAATTATGAAATAAATATGGAAGAAATATTAGATAAACTTTGGAGAAAAAAATTAATAAAAAGAGAGAATAGAGATTATAAAAGCGAAAAAGGAGAAATTTTATTTAAGGAAAATGTATACTTTATATAA
- a CDS encoding transglycosylase domain-containing protein: MSKRPKKAVSKKTRSKNAFKTTLITVLSLFILASVACFGVILAIIQNAPPLDVKQILTLNEPSILYDSKNQFMDVVVTNEQRTVIKNKDIPQDLKNAFVSIEDERFYKHGGIDLKRIAGVALIDVKNKIKRQPGVQGASTITQQLLKNTLLSSEVTFKRKLQEMYLAIQLEKELSKDQILEAYMNTIYLGGRAYGVEAASEQYFNKKSKDLSLVECAFIAGMPQSPSVYYPFSTSAKKNPSVYLNRTGTVLKKMYENGYINEEQFNNAINDLNNKKLAFQPQTQISNKLNFEWYTLPAIDQIKKDLKKQYHYTDTEVQHLLMYGGLKIYTSMDRDIQASTVSAINSDSIIGASSDKNGITQPQAAAVVMDYHSGEVKAIVGGRGDQPPRSFNRAASDNYLRPSGSSIKPLTVYAPSIDSKQSTAATVIDDSPLSNDLAQKYGSNGDPYNPQDDDRSFMGNITIRTAIAKSRNLVAVKLEDLIGLKTGIEYAEKFGLTLDSHDKSSIAALSLGELHRGTNPLTMSAAYGVFGNNGNYTAPKLYTKVLDRNGKSILENKTSTRKVLSPESAYIMYDLLKGPVSPGGTGTSANFGSMPVRGKTGTSGDNKNFWFCGLTPYYSAAVWIGNDDASVCENGSSNKAAAIWSAIMQPAHENLSATDIQMPSGVTTANICQDSGKLATSSCYGDPTGNKTYSEFFIQGTEPSQYCNYSHSGFKNNPFFNHDDNKDKNNTNNKPTDSNKNNNTTDSTNNNNTNNGTEPNNENTNTPNANTDPNNNGSNIVNPKKPTIIN; encoded by the coding sequence ATGAGCAAAAGGCCGAAAAAAGCTGTTTCGAAAAAGACTCGTTCGAAAAATGCTTTTAAGACTACGCTGATTACTGTATTAAGTTTATTTATATTAGCATCTGTTGCCTGTTTTGGAGTAATTTTAGCTATAATACAAAATGCTCCTCCATTAGATGTAAAACAAATTCTAACTTTAAATGAACCATCTATTTTATATGACAGCAAAAATCAGTTCATGGATGTAGTTGTAACAAACGAACAAAGAACTGTTATAAAGAATAAAGACATACCTCAAGATTTAAAAAATGCCTTTGTAAGTATAGAAGATGAAAGATTCTATAAACATGGCGGCATAGACTTAAAAAGAATAGCAGGGGTAGCACTTATAGATGTAAAAAATAAAATTAAAAGGCAACCTGGAGTACAAGGAGCTTCTACTATAACTCAGCAATTACTTAAAAACACACTTTTATCCTCTGAAGTAACCTTTAAGAGGAAACTTCAAGAGATGTATTTAGCAATACAACTAGAAAAAGAATTAAGTAAAGATCAAATACTTGAAGCTTATATGAACACAATATATTTAGGTGGAAGAGCATATGGTGTAGAAGCAGCTTCTGAACAATATTTTAACAAAAAATCAAAGGATTTAAGTTTAGTTGAATGTGCTTTTATTGCAGGAATGCCCCAAAGTCCTTCTGTGTACTATCCTTTTTCTACTTCTGCGAAAAAAAACCCTTCAGTTTACTTAAATAGAACTGGAACTGTATTAAAAAAGATGTACGAAAATGGATATATAAATGAAGAACAATTTAATAATGCTATAAACGATTTAAACAATAAAAAGCTTGCTTTCCAACCTCAAACTCAAATTAGCAACAAACTTAATTTTGAGTGGTATACTCTACCAGCCATAGATCAAATTAAAAAAGATTTAAAAAAGCAGTATCATTATACTGATACTGAAGTTCAACATCTTCTTATGTATGGTGGATTAAAAATATATACCTCAATGGATAGAGATATACAAGCAAGCACTGTAAGTGCTATAAATTCAGATAGCATAATTGGAGCTTCTTCAGATAAAAACGGTATAACTCAACCTCAAGCTGCAGCAGTAGTTATGGATTATCATTCTGGAGAAGTAAAAGCAATTGTTGGAGGAAGAGGCGATCAACCTCCTAGATCTTTTAATAGAGCTGCCTCTGATAATTATTTAAGACCTTCTGGATCTAGTATAAAGCCTTTAACTGTATATGCTCCTAGTATTGATTCAAAGCAAAGCACAGCAGCTACTGTTATAGATGATTCCCCACTATCAAATGATCTTGCTCAAAAATATGGTTCTAATGGAGACCCTTACAATCCACAAGATGATGATAGATCATTTATGGGCAATATCACTATAAGAACTGCAATAGCTAAATCAAGAAACTTAGTAGCTGTAAAGCTAGAAGACTTAATTGGTTTAAAAACAGGTATTGAATATGCTGAAAAATTTGGTTTAACCCTAGATTCTCATGATAAATCAAGTATAGCTGCCTTATCTCTAGGAGAATTGCACCGTGGTACTAATCCATTAACTATGTCTGCAGCTTATGGTGTTTTTGGGAACAATGGTAATTATACTGCTCCAAAACTTTACACTAAGGTTTTAGATAGAAATGGTAAATCAATTTTAGAAAATAAAACTTCAACAAGAAAAGTACTTTCGCCAGAAAGCGCATATATAATGTATGACTTATTAAAAGGGCCTGTAAGTCCTGGAGGAACAGGTACAAGTGCTAATTTCGGAAGCATGCCTGTAAGAGGTAAAACTGGTACTTCTGGAGATAATAAAAATTTTTGGTTCTGTGGACTTACTCCTTACTATTCAGCTGCTGTATGGATAGGTAATGATGATGCCTCTGTTTGTGAAAATGGTTCAAGTAACAAGGCAGCTGCTATATGGAGTGCTATAATGCAGCCGGCACATGAAAATCTATCTGCAACTGATATACAAATGCCATCTGGAGTTACTACTGCAAACATTTGTCAAGATTCTGGCAAATTAGCTACATCTTCATGTTATGGTGATCCTACAGGAAATAAAACTTATAGTGAATTCTTTATACAAGGTACAGAGCCTTCACAGTATTGTAATTATTCACACTCTGGTTTTAAAAATAATCCTTTTTTTAATCATGATGATAATAAAGATAAAAATAACACAAATAATAAACCTACGGATAGCAATAAAAATAATAATACTACAGATAGCACCAACAATAATAATACTAATAATGGTACTGAACCTAATAATGAAAACACTAATACACCTAATGCTAACACAGACCCCAATAACAATGGAAGTAATATTGTAAATCCAAAAAAACCTACTATAATAAATTAA
- a CDS encoding PLP-dependent aminotransferase family protein, protein MDKYFVSMQGEIPKYITITKHIKRLIDINKIEDGEKLPSIRSLSEFLNVNNVTIVNAYKRLQNEGYAVQKMGSGTYAKKKDITKNFKKEYSEALKKISGKMVKEYVDFTGETPSNDFFPVQSFKDVLNEVLDRDGAEALIYQEALGYEGLRKSISEVFWNKKIKSDDILIVSGAQQGIDIVSKALINTNDNVIVEKPTYSGALSVFKWRRANIYEVPIGKDGIDVDKFEKILKKNNIKCFYTMSYFQNPTGMSYSIEKKQQILNLAEIYDFYIIEDDYLAELIYDHSIKYKSFKSLDKNDRVIYIKSFSKIFLPGIRIGYLIPPMKFKESIENSKINTDISTSSLMQRALDLYIKKGLWKDYMNNLNHIYKNRYLLMEDCIKSHLENKVDFISPGGGLNFYLRIKDSIYVDSIELFRKTKDRKVLITPGTLFYKSPSEGKKYFRISFSQTDEEAMKKGLSIINELLE, encoded by the coding sequence ATGGATAAGTATTTTGTAAGCATGCAGGGAGAAATTCCTAAATATATAACTATTACTAAACATATAAAAAGATTAATTGATATAAATAAAATTGAAGATGGGGAAAAGCTGCCTTCAATAAGATCCTTATCAGAATTTCTAAATGTTAATAATGTAACAATAGTAAATGCATACAAAAGGCTACAAAACGAAGGATATGCTGTACAGAAAATGGGAAGTGGAACTTATGCTAAAAAGAAAGATATAACTAAGAATTTTAAAAAGGAATATTCTGAAGCTTTAAAAAAAATATCTGGAAAAATGGTAAAGGAATATGTAGATTTTACTGGTGAAACCCCAAGTAATGATTTTTTTCCAGTACAATCCTTTAAGGATGTATTAAATGAAGTATTAGATAGAGATGGTGCTGAAGCACTTATATATCAAGAAGCGCTAGGATATGAAGGATTAAGAAAAAGTATAAGCGAAGTTTTCTGGAATAAAAAAATTAAAAGTGATGATATACTTATAGTATCAGGAGCTCAACAGGGTATAGATATAGTGTCTAAGGCACTTATAAACACCAATGATAATGTTATAGTTGAAAAGCCTACATATAGTGGTGCTTTATCCGTTTTTAAGTGGAGAAGAGCCAATATATATGAAGTTCCTATAGGAAAAGATGGAATAGATGTAGATAAATTTGAAAAAATATTGAAAAAGAATAATATTAAGTGTTTTTACACTATGAGTTATTTTCAAAATCCAACAGGAATGAGTTATAGTATAGAAAAAAAACAACAAATTTTAAATTTAGCAGAGATTTATGACTTTTACATTATAGAAGACGATTATTTAGCAGAATTAATTTATGATCATAGTATAAAATATAAGAGCTTTAAAAGCTTGGATAAGAATGATAGGGTAATATATATAAAAAGTTTTTCAAAAATATTTTTACCAGGTATAAGAATAGGATATTTGATACCGCCTATGAAATTTAAAGAGAGTATTGAAAACTCAAAAATAAATACAGATATATCCACATCTAGTCTTATGCAAAGAGCTTTAGATTTATATATAAAAAAGGGATTGTGGAAAGATTATATGAATAATTTAAATCACATATATAAAAATAGATATTTATTGATGGAGGATTGTATAAAATCACACTTGGAAAATAAAGTGGATTTTATAAGTCCAGGGGGAGGTCTTAACTTCTACTTGAGAATAAAAGATTCTATATATGTTGATTCTATTGAATTGTTTAGAAAAACTAAAGATAGAAAAGTGTTAATTACTCCAGGTACTTTGTTTTATAAAAGTCCTTCAGAAGGTAAAAAGTATTTTAGAATTAGTTTTTCACAAACGGATGAGGAAGCTATGAAAAAAGGTCTAAGCATAATAAATGAATTGCTAGAATAA
- the hpt gene encoding hypoxanthine phosphoribosyltransferase, which produces MEDKIKKILISKEKIADRIHELGKDITKEYKDKNLYVLSLLRGSFIFAADIVREIDLPTKIGFMTTSSYGHSEVSSGCVKVVNDIQDDIKGCDVLIVDDIIDTGITMDFVIGHIKALGAASVKCCVLLDKPERRKLELKPDFCCFEIPDVFVAGYGLNYGDYYRNIPYVFNWE; this is translated from the coding sequence ATGGAAGACAAAATTAAAAAAATACTAATCAGTAAAGAAAAAATAGCTGACAGGATACATGAATTAGGTAAAGATATAACTAAAGAATATAAAGATAAGAATCTTTATGTTTTATCACTTTTAAGAGGAAGTTTTATATTCGCTGCAGATATAGTAAGAGAAATAGATCTTCCTACAAAAATAGGCTTTATGACAACTTCAAGCTATGGCCATTCTGAAGTTTCTTCTGGCTGTGTAAAAGTTGTAAATGACATCCAAGATGATATTAAAGGCTGTGATGTCCTTATTGTAGATGATATAATTGATACAGGTATAACAATGGATTTCGTAATAGGGCATATAAAAGCTTTAGGTGCTGCCAGCGTTAAATGTTGTGTTCTTTTAGATAAACCTGAAAGAAGAAAATTAGAATTAAAACCTGATTTTTGCTGTTTTGAAATTCCTGATGTATTTGTAGCAGGTTATGGATTAAATTATGGAGACTATTACAGAAATATTCCATATGTATTCAATTGGGAATAA
- the spoIIAB gene encoding anti-sigma F factor → MYDNMMKIEFVSKSENESFARVAVAAFASQLDPTIEEIADVKTAISEAVTNSIIHGYEKGEGIVKIEAYIKEKEFTVIVEDEGSGIENIELAMQPLYTSRPDLERSGMGFTVMETFMDSLEVHSEKNKGTRLIMKKVFKSLS, encoded by the coding sequence ATGTATGATAACATGATGAAAATAGAATTTGTAAGTAAATCAGAAAATGAAAGTTTTGCAAGAGTTGCAGTAGCAGCGTTTGCATCACAGCTTGATCCTACCATAGAAGAGATAGCAGATGTAAAAACTGCAATATCAGAAGCAGTAACTAATTCTATTATTCATGGTTATGAAAAAGGAGAAGGTATAGTAAAAATCGAGGCTTATATTAAGGAAAAAGAATTTACAGTAATAGTTGAGGATGAAGGATCAGGTATAGAAAACATAGAGCTTGCTATGCAACCATTGTATACATCAAGACCAGATTTAGAGAGGTCTGGTATGGGTTTCACAGTAATGGAAACATTTATGGATAGTCTAGAAGTACATTCTGAGAAAAATAAAGGGACAAGATTAATAATGAAGAAAGTTTTTAAATCTTTAAGTTAG
- the spoIIAA gene encoding anti-sigma F factor antagonist: protein MYLEFESKDDKLIVHMSGELDHHSAEEVRNKIDDRLDRDNIGKLIMDFADVNFMDSSGIGVVIGRYKKLMSKKGIICITKAGGSVKRVFELSGIFKIIKFYKNIEEAVENI from the coding sequence ATGTATTTGGAATTTGAAAGTAAGGATGATAAACTTATAGTTCATATGTCTGGAGAATTGGATCATCATAGTGCAGAGGAAGTAAGAAATAAAATAGACGATAGGTTAGACAGAGATAATATTGGAAAGTTAATAATGGATTTTGCAGATGTGAATTTTATGGATAGCTCAGGAATAGGTGTAGTTATCGGTAGATACAAAAAATTGATGTCTAAAAAAGGAATTATATGTATTACAAAAGCTGGGGGATCAGTAAAAAGGGTATTTGAGTTATCTGGAATATTTAAAATAATTAAGTTTTACAAAAATATTGAAGAAGCAGTTGAAAATATATAA
- the hflX gene encoding GTPase HflX: MIYGNIEGIKSSILVRLEKVYEMKMPKDSVCTEELIKLLCDVTTYLNREVSVGINRKGVVISVAIGDSSTVEIPEIDIKERKLSQVRIIHTHPNGNSRLSAIDISALIKLKLDCIVAIGVDDNTYTDMTLGFCGIENDLFVAESTKPLSIDNGIKFNILDRIKYIEDIIKDENIIDDDSERAILVGVESEESIDELEELAKACNVKVVHKVLQKRNVIDSAFYVGKGKVDEIALLRQGYSANVIIFDDELSASQVRNLEENIGAKVIDRTTLILEIFATRARSREAKIQVELAQLKYRLPRLSGLGTVLSRTGGGIGTKGPGEKKLETDKRHIREKIYDLIKELKKIKQVRETQRERRNELPKVSLVGYTNAGKSTLRNKLCEIAIPKEAIHKEKVFEADMLFATLDITTRAIELSDSRIITVTDTVGFIRKLPHDLVEAFKSTLEEVIYSDLLLHVVDISSGYVEEQIDAVNNVLEQLGVNNKPMMLVLNKIDKAPEERIEEIKEKYNKIETVCISAKQEYNLDVLLKEVSKFLPYTLKETEYLIPYTEQAMVAFLHRNSKVKNEEYREDGTYICALTDDEVYNRCEKYMI, from the coding sequence ATGATATATGGAAATATAGAAGGCATTAAAAGTTCTATATTAGTAAGATTAGAAAAAGTTTATGAAATGAAAATGCCTAAGGATAGTGTTTGTACTGAAGAATTAATAAAATTATTATGTGATGTTACAACATATCTTAACAGAGAAGTTAGTGTAGGGATAAACAGAAAAGGAGTAGTTATAAGTGTGGCTATAGGTGACAGCAGTACTGTAGAAATTCCTGAAATAGATATAAAAGAGAGAAAGTTATCACAAGTTAGAATAATACACACTCATCCAAATGGTAATTCAAGACTTTCAGCCATAGATATATCTGCTCTCATAAAGCTTAAATTGGATTGTATTGTTGCCATTGGAGTTGATGATAATACATATACAGATATGACTTTAGGATTTTGTGGTATAGAAAATGATTTATTTGTAGCAGAATCAACAAAACCTCTTAGCATAGATAATGGAATTAAATTTAATATATTAGATAGAATAAAATATATTGAAGATATAATAAAGGATGAAAATATAATAGATGATGATAGTGAAAGAGCTATTTTGGTTGGAGTGGAAAGTGAAGAAAGTATAGATGAGCTTGAAGAACTTGCTAAAGCATGTAATGTAAAAGTTGTTCATAAAGTTCTACAAAAAAGAAATGTAATTGATAGTGCTTTTTATGTAGGTAAGGGAAAGGTTGATGAAATAGCACTTTTAAGGCAGGGATATTCTGCTAATGTTATCATTTTTGATGATGAACTTTCGGCTTCACAGGTAAGAAATTTAGAAGAAAATATAGGAGCAAAGGTCATAGATAGAACAACGTTGATACTTGAAATTTTTGCGACTAGAGCAAGAAGTAGAGAAGCAAAAATACAAGTAGAACTTGCTCAATTGAAATATAGATTACCAAGGTTATCGGGGCTTGGAACAGTACTTTCTAGAACAGGTGGAGGTATAGGAACTAAAGGTCCAGGAGAGAAAAAGCTTGAGACAGATAAAAGACATATAAGAGAAAAAATATATGATTTGATTAAAGAATTAAAGAAAATAAAGCAAGTAAGAGAAACACAAAGAGAAAGAAGAAATGAATTACCAAAGGTTTCTTTAGTTGGATATACAAATGCAGGAAAATCTACTTTAAGAAACAAGTTGTGTGAAATTGCCATACCTAAGGAGGCTATTCATAAGGAAAAGGTTTTTGAAGCGGATATGCTTTTTGCAACATTAGATATAACTACTAGAGCTATAGAACTTTCAGATAGTAGAATAATTACAGTAACAGATACAGTTGGGTTTATCAGAAAACTTCCTCATGATTTGGTAGAGGCATTCAAATCTACGCTGGAAGAAGTTATTTATTCAGACTTGCTTTTACATGTAGTGGACATATCTTCAGGTTATGTAGAAGAACAAATAGATGCAGTAAATAACGTTCTTGAGCAATTAGGAGTAAATAACAAGCCTATGATGTTAGTGCTAAATAAGATTGATAAAGCACCCGAGGAGAGAATAGAAGAAATAAAAGAGAAATATAATAAAATAGAAACTGTATGTATTTCTGCAAAGCAAGAGTATAATTTGGACGTATTACTTAAGGAAGTAAGCAAATTTTTACCATATACGTTAAAAGAAACAGAATACCTTATACCTTATACAGAGCAGGCTATGGTAGCATTTTTACATAGAAATTCAAAGGTTAAGAATGAAGAATATAGGGAAGATGGAACGTATATATGTGCTTTAACAGATGATGAAGTTTATAATAGATGTGAAAAATATATGATTTAA
- a CDS encoding YigZ family protein, whose protein sequence is MGYFTIKDEISTQFEEKKSVFIGHIKRIYEEEEAKKFIEKIRSEQKEARHNVYAYVIGENMGIQRYSDDGEPQGTGGIPVLEVIKKNEITDVVIVVTRYFGGILLGKGGLVRAYSKAAAMAVDEGSIVEKVKGSILEIFIEYDMLGKVQYLFEQNLWHIENVEYTDKVKIIMYCDVSKLKTVESSVIEVTNGKCEVVIGDESYYFKKDNRLFQEEDI, encoded by the coding sequence GTGGGTTATTTTACTATAAAGGACGAAATAAGCACACAGTTTGAGGAAAAAAAATCTGTTTTTATAGGTCATATAAAAAGGATATATGAAGAAGAAGAAGCAAAAAAATTTATAGAAAAAATAAGAAGTGAACAGAAAGAAGCAAGACATAATGTATATGCTTATGTTATTGGAGAAAACATGGGCATACAAAGATATAGTGATGATGGAGAACCTCAGGGAACAGGAGGAATTCCAGTTTTAGAGGTTATAAAGAAAAATGAAATAACAGATGTAGTCATAGTGGTTACTAGATATTTTGGAGGAATACTTTTAGGAAAGGGAGGACTTGTAAGAGCATATTCAAAGGCTGCTGCGATGGCAGTAGATGAAGGTAGTATAGTTGAAAAGGTTAAGGGATCTATATTGGAGATATTTATAGAATATGATATGCTTGGAAAAGTTCAATACTTATTTGAACAAAATTTGTGGCATATAGAAAATGTAGAGTATACAGATAAGGTGAAAATAATAATGTATTGTGATGTTTCAAAATTAAAGACAGTAGAATCTTCTGTTATAGAAGTTACTAATGGTAAATGCGAAGTTGTAATAGGAGATGAAAGCTACTACTTTAAGAAAGACAATAGATTGTTTCAAGAAGAGGATATTTAA
- a CDS encoding HEAT repeat domain-containing protein, translating to MKKGMINIEWSKINSYTEEDITYFLFLEGKSIECLCKIRSLSKEIVQKHILDGKIKYGILAKSDNEKELFKTISTSGKLDKIEVLKGLSEENKSKIIDYIRCDYADMKTKDKENAVWILGEIGDNKVLDILIKASVHNHVNVRRMAVSAVGKIGDKAGENILIRKLEDENPQVVMYAIKSLIKIKSEKALSKIKEICKSSEKDYVKRASEEYIKILEEDGLQVKE from the coding sequence ATGAAAAAGGGTATGATTAATATAGAGTGGTCTAAAATTAACTCATATACAGAAGAGGATATAACTTACTTTTTGTTTTTAGAGGGTAAATCCATTGAATGTTTATGCAAAATAAGAAGTTTATCTAAAGAAATAGTTCAAAAACACATATTAGATGGTAAAATTAAATATGGAATACTAGCTAAAAGTGATAATGAGAAGGAGCTTTTTAAAACTATATCAACATCTGGAAAGTTGGATAAAATAGAAGTTTTAAAAGGATTAAGTGAAGAAAATAAAAGTAAAATTATAGATTATATAAGATGTGATTATGCAGATATGAAGACTAAGGATAAGGAAAATGCTGTTTGGATTCTTGGAGAAATCGGAGATAATAAAGTACTAGATATTTTAATTAAAGCTTCTGTTCATAATCATGTGAATGTAAGAAGAATGGCAGTTTCTGCTGTAGGTAAGATAGGGGATAAGGCTGGTGAAAATATACTAATACGAAAATTAGAAGACGAAAATCCACAAGTGGTTATGTATGCCATAAAATCATTAATTAAAATTAAAAGTGAAAAGGCATTAAGTAAAATTAAAGAAATTTGTAAAAGTTCAGAAAAAGATTATGTGAAAAGGGCATCAGAAGAATATATTAAAATATTAGAAGAAGATGGTTTGCAAGTTAAGGAGTGA